One part of the Lotus japonicus ecotype B-129 chromosome 2, LjGifu_v1.2 genome encodes these proteins:
- the LOC130741169 gene encoding uncharacterized protein LOC130741169: protein MEDGEGDQKTRRVVFVTVGTTCFDALVRAVDSHNVKQDLFAKGYTHLIIQMGRGSYVPTKSEGDGSLAVDYFTFSSSIADHLRSASLVISHAGSGSIFETLRLGKPLLVVVNEDLMDNHQSELAEELANRKHLYCASPQTILQTIADMDLNSLLPYSPGDATPVAKHINRFLGFPDD, encoded by the exons ATGGAGGATGGGGAAGGGGATCAAAAGACAAGGAGAGTGGTTTTCGTGACTGTAGGGACAACTTGTTTCGATGCTCTTGTGAGAGCAGTGGATTCTCATAATGTTAAACAAGACTTGTTTGCCAAAGGGTATACCCACCTTATCATCCAAATGGGTCGTGGATCCTATGTTCCTACCAAG TCTGAAGGAGATGGTTCATTGGCTGTAGACTACTTCACTTTTTCATCCAGTATTGCTGACCATCTCAGATCTGCTTCTCTTGTCATTAGCCACGCAG GGTCAGGTAGCATATTTGAGACATTGCGGCTCGGCAAACCTTTACTTGTAGTTGTAAATGAAGATTTGATGGATAACCATCAAAGTGAGCTTGCAGAAGAACTTGCCAACAGAAAACATTTGTATTGTGCTAGTCCTCAAACAATTCTTCAAACTATTGCAGATATGGATTTAAATTCACTCCTCCCTTACTCTCCAGGTGATGCTACACCAGTGGCCAAGCATATAAACAGATTCCTGGGATTTCCTGATGATTGA
- the LOC130741170 gene encoding probable copper-transporting ATPase HMA5 translates to MAKLLALTCIRNKVWHDLSPQPHYPSMPRYPKGDAAASSSVEGSELTALFSVLGMTCSACAGSVEKAIKRLPGILEAVVDVLNNRARVLFYPSFVNEEAIREAIEDAGFEAMLLTDSTMNDKNSVHVCRIQIKGMTCTSCSSTVESALEAVNGVVKARVALATEEAEVHYIPNIISYHQILEAVGETGFEAALISSSEDLSKIDLLIEGEEALTQHSMKIVEDSLRALPGVLDVDINFELSKISVSYKSDLTGPRNFINVINETGFGNLKARIFPEEGGRRDAHRKEEIKRYYKSFLWSLVFTVPVFLTSMVLMYIPGIKHVLDAKVVNMLTVGEVVRWVLSTPVQFVLGWRFYSGSYKALRRGSANMDVLIALGTNAAYFYSVYSVLRAATSKKFEGTDFFETSAMLISFIILGKYLEILAKGKTSNAIAKLMNLTPDTAVLLTLDGEGNVVGEEEIDSRLVQKNDVIRVVPGAKVASDGFVMWGQSHVNESMITGEARPVAKRKGDTVIGGTVNENGVLHIKATRVGSESALSQIVRLVESAQMAKAPVQKFADRISKYFVPLVILISLTTWLAWFLAGRFHAYPKSWIPSSMDSFELALQFGISVMVIACPCALGLATPTAVMVGTGVGASQGVLIKGGQALESAHKVNCIVFDKTGTLTIGKPVIVSTKLLKKLVLREFYELVAAAEVNSEHPLAKAIVEYAKRFRDEENPSWPEAQHFVSVTGHGVKATVRNKEIIVGNKSLFADNNIEIPGIAEDMLAEAESMAQTGILVSINGEVAGVLAVSDPLKPGAQEVISILKSMNIKSIMVTGDNWGTANSIAREVGIESVIAEAKPEQKAEKVKELQASGNTVAMVGDGINDSPALVAADVGMAIGAGTDIAIEAADIVLMKSNLEDVITAIDLSRKTFSRIHLNYFWAFGYNLLGIPIAAGVLFPSTGFRLPPWIAGAAMAASSVSVVCCSLLLKYYKRPRMLENLDIRGIRIESSSGMIQDN, encoded by the exons ATGGCGAAGTTGCTTGCCTTAACGTGCATCCGAAACAAGGTATGGCATGACCTCTCACCGCAACCTCACTACCCCTCCATGCCCCGCTACCCCAAGGGTGATGCCGCTGCCTCCTCCTCCGTCGAGGGCTCTGAACTCACCGCCCTTTTCTCCGTCCTCGGCATGACCTGCTCCGCCTGCGCTGGATCCGTCGAAAAAGCCATCAAACGCCTCCCTGGAATCCTCGAAGCCGTCGTCGACGTCCTCAACAACCGTGCACGTGTCCTCTTCTACCCCTCCTTCGTCAAC GAAGAGGCGATTCGTGAGGCAATTGAAGATGCTGGATTCGAAGCGATGCTGCTTACGGACTCCACCATGAATGATAAGAATTCTGTTCATGTTTGCCGCATCCAGATCAAAGGAATGACATGCACTTCATGCTCCTCCACCGTTGAATCTGCTCTGGAAGCGGTAAACGGCGTCGTGAAGGCGCGAGTTGCGTTGGCGACGGAAGAAGCTGAAGTTCATTACATCCCTAACATCATCAGCTACCACCAGATCTTGGAAGCCGTCGGAGAAACTGGATTTGAAGCAGCGCTTATCAGTTCGAGCGAAGATCTCAGCAAGATTGATCTCTTAATCGAAGGTGAAGAAGCTCTCACTCAACATTCCATGAAAATCGTTGAAGATTCTCTTAGAGCACTCCCAGGGGTTTTGGATGTAGACATCAATTTCGAATTGAGCAAAATCTCGGTTTCGTATAAATCAGACCTGACAGGACCTAGGAACTTCATCAATGTGATTAACGAAACCGGTTTCGGGAATTTGAAGGCCAGGATTTTCCctgaagaaggaggaagaagggATGCTCATAGAAAGGAAGAGATTAAACGGTATTATAAATCTTTCTTGTGGAGTTTGGTGTTTACTGTTCCTGTGTTTCTAACCTCCATGGTGCTCATGTATATCCCTGGAATTAAGCATGTTTTGGATGCCAAGGTTGTGAATATGCTTACTGTGGGGGAGGTTGTGAGATGGGTGCTTTCTACACCTGTGCAGTTTGTTCTAGGCTGGAGATTTTACTCCGGTTCTTACAAAGCGTTGCGCCGTGGCTCTGCCAACATGGATGTTTTGATTGCATTGGGAACAAATGCAGCCTACTTTTACTCTGTTTACTCTGTTCTGAGAGCTGCTACCTCTAAAAAATTCGAGGGTACTGATTTCTTTGAGACCAGTGCGATGCTTATTTCGTTCATTATTCTCGGGAAGTATCTTGAGATTTTGGCCAAGGGGAAGACATCAAATGCAATTGCCAAGCTCATGAACTTGACCCCGGACACCGCTGTATTACTGACCCTGGATGGTGAAGGGAATGTTGttggggaggaagaaattgaTAGCAGGTTGGTTCAGAAGAATGATGTGATTAGAGTTGTTCCTGGTGCGAAGGTAGCTTCAGATGGGTTTGTTATGTGGGGGCAGAGTCATGTGAATGAGAGTATGATAACAGGAGAGGCGCGTCCCGTGGCAAAGAGGAAGGGTGACACTGTTATTGGAGGAACTGTGAATGAGAATGGAGTGTTGCACATTAAGGCAACAAGGGTTGGATCGGAAAGTGCTCTTTCACAGATTGTTCGGCTTGTTGAGTCGGCACAAATGGCCAAGGCTCCTGTGCAGAAGTTTGCTGATCGCATTTCAAAATACTTTGTGCCTCTG GTTATCTTAATCTCACTGACAACTTGGCTTGCCTGGTTTTTGGCTGGAAGATTCCATGCTTACCCCAAATCTTGGATACCATCTTCCATGGACAGCTTTGAGCTTGCTTTGCAGTTTGGAATCTCTGTCATGGTCATAGCCTGCCCTTGTGCTTTAGGTTTAGCGACACCGACTGCTGTCATGGTTGGCACTGGAGTTGGTGCATCTCAGGGTGTACTGATCAAAGGAGGGCAAGCATTAGAGAGTGCACATAAG GTGAACTGCATTGTTTTTGACAAGACGGGTACTCTCACTATTGGGAAACCTGTGATAGTAAGTACAAAACTGCTGAAAAAATTGGTACTCAGGGAATTCTATGAACTTGTGGCTGCAGCTGAG GTGAATAGTGAGCATCCCCTGGCTAAGGCCATTGTTGAGTATGCCAAAAGATTCAGAGATGAAGAGAACCCTTCTTGGCCGGAAGCACAACATTTTGTTTCTGTTACTGGACATGGAGTAAAGGCAACTGTTCGGAACAAGGAAATAATTGTGGGTAACAAGAGCTTGTTTGCTGACAACAATATTGAGATTCCTGGTATTGCTGAAGATATGCTTGCTGAAGCAGAAAGTATGGCTCAAACGGGAATTTTAGTATCTATAAATGGGGAAGTTGCTGGGGTTTTAGCAGTATCTGATCCACTGAAACCAGGTGCTCAAGAAGTCATTTCTATTCTCAAGTCCATGAATATTAAGAGCATCATGGTGACTGGGGACAACTGGGGAACTGCTAATTCTATTGCGAGAGAAGTTGGAATTGAAAGTGTTATTGCTGAGGCCAAACCAGAGCAGAAAGcagagaaagtgaaagaattgCAG GCTTCTGGGAACACGGTTGCTATGGTGGGGGACGGTATCAACGATTCACCGGCACTTGTGGCGGCGGATGTGGGAATGGCAATAGGTGCTGGCACAGACATTGCTATTGAGGCAGCTGATATTGTCCTCATGAAGAGCAACTTGGAGGATGTGATAACTGCCATTGATCTTTCAAGAAAAACATTTTCACGTATACACCTGAATTACTTTTGGGCTTTCGGTTATAATTTGCTTGGCATCCCAATCGCTGCTGGAGTTCTTTTCCCTTCTACTGGGTTCCGTTTGCCACCTTGGATTGCTGGTGCTGCTATGGCTGCCTCTTCTGTCAGTGTTGTTTGCTGTTCTCTTTTGTTGAAATATTACAAGAGACCAAGGATGCTGGAAAACCTTGATATACGGGGCATAAGAATCGAGTCATCCAGTGGTATGATACAAGACAATTAG
- the LOC130741166 gene encoding probable LRR receptor-like serine/threonine-protein kinase At1g63430, translated as MRIFSTSELAVAHVPRSLLFLVWVSTLSLVASQIAPSNEGLALTRFKEDIYEDPDHVLYNWNPLISDPCDWFGVSCTVARDHVIKLNISGSSLKGFLAPELGQITYLQELILHGNNLIGIIPKELCVLKSLKVLDLGMNQLTGPIPPEIGNMTQLVNINLQSNGLTGTLPPELGNLRYLQELWLDRNKLQGPVPAGGSSNYDSNKNGMNASEENITGFCNSSQLKVADFSYNFLVGSIPKCLENLESLSYQGNCLQSKDIKQRPSMQCAGASPAKSQPVVNPNHQPAENVPKHHGSSKPSWLLAIEIVMGTMVGSLFLVAVLAAFQRCNKKSAIIIPWKKSASQKDHMTVYIDPEMLKDVRRYSRQDLEVACEDFSNIIGSSPDSVVYKGTMKGGPEIAVISLCIREEQWTGYLELYFQREVAELARLNHENTGKLLGYCRESTPFTRMLVFDYASNGTLHEHLHCYEEGCQFSWARRMNIAIGIARGLRYLHTEVEPPFTISELNSNAVYLTDEFSPKLIDFESWKTILERSEKNSGSISSQGAVCVLPNSLEARHLDIQGNVHAFGVLLLEVISGRPPYCKDKGYLVDWAKQYLEMPEVMSHLVDPELKNFKHDDLKVICEVVSLCINPDATARPSMRELCSMLESRIDTSVSVDLKSSSLAWAELALLS; from the exons ATGCGAATTTTCAGTACCTCTGAACTCGCTGTAGCTCATGTTCCACGCTCATTGTTGTTTCTCGTTTGGGTTTCCACGCTCTCTCTTGTGGCGTCGCAAATTGCACCCTCAAATGAAG GTTTGGCACTTACAAGGTTCAAAGAAGACATCTATGAAGACCCAGATCACGTTTTATACAATTGGAATCCTCTCATATCAGATCCTTGTGACTGGTTTGGGGTTTCTTGTACTGTGGCTAGAGATCATGTCATCAAGCT AAACATCTCAGGTTCATCACTGAAGGGGTTTCTTGCACCAGAGTTAGGGCAAATCACCTATTTGCAAGAACT AATTTTGCATGGAAACAATCTGATTGGAATAATACCTAAGGAgttgtgtgtgttgaagtctCTCAAGGTGTTGGATTTGGGAATGAATCAGCTAACGGGACCGATTCCTCCAGAGATTGGAAATATGACCCAGCTTGTGAACAT AAACCTGCAGTCCAATGGGTTGACTGGTACGCTGCCTCCGGAACTTGGAAATTTGAGATACCTTCAAGAGCTTTGGCTGGATAGGAATAAGCTTCAAGGACCTGTTCCTGCTGGCGGCAGTTCGAACTATGATTCAAATAAGAATGGGAT GAATGCATCAGAGGAGAATATAACTGGCTTCTGTAATTCGTCTCAATTAAAAGTAGCAGACTTTTCATATAATTTCTTAGTTGGTAGCATACCAAAATGCTTGGAGAATCTTGAAAG CTTAAGCTATCAAGGGAACTGCCTGCAGAGCAAAGACATCAAGCAGCGGCCTTCGATGCAATGTG CTGGTGCTTCACCTGCCAAGAGTCAGCCAGTGGTGAACCCAAACCACCAACCTGCTGAAAATGTGCCCAAGCATCATGGGTCATCAAAACCTTCTTGgcttttagctatagaaatAGTAATGGGAACTATGGTCGGTTCTCTCTTTCTGGTTGCTGTTCTCGCTGCTTTCCAGAGGTGTAACAAAAAATCAGCTATCATTATTCCTTGGAAAAAATCTGCAAGCCAGAAAGATCATATGACAGTTTATATAG ACCCTGAGATGTTAAAGGATGTGAGAAGGTATAGCAGACAAGATCTTGAAGTGGCATGTGAAGACTTCAGCAACATAATAGGATCCTCACCAGACAGTGTGGTCTACAAGGGGACCATGAAAGGTGGACCTGAGATTGCTGTAATTTCTCTCTGCATTAGGGAGGAGCAATGGACAGGGTACCTTGAACTCTATTTTCAGAGAGAG GTGGCAGAATTGGCAAGGCTAAACCATGAGAATACTGGAAAGTTACTGGGCTATTGTAGAGAGAGCACTCCATTTACAAGGATGTTGGTTTTTGATTATGCTTCAAATGGGACACTCCATGAGCACCTACATTGTT ATGAAGAAGGATGCCAGTTCTCTTGGGCACGGCGTATGAATATTGCTATAGGCATTGCACGCGGACTCAGATATTTGCACACAGAAGTTGAACCTCCATTCACTATCTCAGAGCTGAATTCTAATGCTGTATACCTTACAGACGAATTTTCCCCTAAG TTGATTGATTTTGAAAGTTGGAAGACAATTCTTGAAAGATCAGAAAAGAATTCTGGTTCAATTAGCAGCCAAGGTGCTGTTTGTGTTCTTCCAAACTCCCTTGAGGCGCGCCATCTTGATATCCAAGGAAATGTTCATGCTTTTGGGGTACTCCTACTAGAGGTAATCAGCGGGAGGCCTCCATACTGTAAGGACAAAGGGTACTTAGTGGACTGG GCCAAGCAGTATCTTGAAATGCCAGAAGTAATGTCACATTTGGTAGATCCTGAATTGAAAAACTTTAAACATGATGACCTCAAAGTGATATGCGAGGTAGTAAGTCTTTGTATCAATCCTGATGCAACTGCGCGTCCATCTATGCGAGAATTATGTAGCATGCTGGAGAGCAGAATCGACACATCAGTGAGCGTGGATCTCAAGTCATCATCTTTGGCTTGGGCAGAACTTGCACTTCTATCTTAA
- the LOC130741168 gene encoding actin-depolymerizing factor 7-like, whose product MANAASGMAVQDECKLKFQELKARRAYRFIVFKIEKQQVMVEKLGEPTENYDDFQASLPADECRYAVYDFDFTTEENCQKSKIFFIAWSPDISRVRMKMVYASSKDRFKRELDGIQFELQATDPSEMSLDIVKARAF is encoded by the exons ATG GCAAATGCAGCGTCCGGAATGGCTGTGCAAGATGAATGCAAACTGAAGTTCCAGGAGCTTAAAGCAAGAAGGGCCTACCGATTCATCGTATTCAAAATTGAGAAACAACAAGTCATGGTAGAGAAATTAGGGGAACCAACGGAAAACTATGATGATTTTCAGGCCAGTTTGCCAGCTGATGAGTGTCGTTATGCCGTCTATGATTTTGATTTCACCACTGAAGAGAATTGCCAGAAAAGCAAGATCTTCTTCATTGCATG GTCACCAGACATTTCAAGGGTGAGGATGAAGATGGTGTATGCAAGTTCCAAGGATAGATTCAAGAGGGAACTCGACGGCATTCAATTCGAACTTCAAGCAACTGATCCAAGTGAGATGAGCTTGGACATTGTTAAAGCTCGAGCCTTCTAA